Proteins from a single region of Psilocybe cubensis strain MGC-MH-2018 chromosome 3, whole genome shotgun sequence:
- a CDS encoding Histone H1, translated as MSTASKKASGTAKPTVKKSSVAKPAASHPTWVDMIKECIAANTEDARIGVSRPQIKKYVETKYKLEIGAAQVNQLSKAITSGAEKGVFFLPKGLSGRVKLAPKSKPAADSSAAKENKPATKPKAAASKPKAAKASATTAKPKASKPSTTKTAAPKKAAPAKPKATTAVKKTPAPKKVLAGKPKAKTASTTKKTMAASKKAPAKKARCYWQNYHHQG; from the exons ATGTCCACCGCCTCAAAGAAAGCCTCAGGCACTGCTAAGCCCACCGTCAAGAAGTCTTCTGTCGCAAAGCCCGCTGCATCTCACCCAACATGGGTTGATATGATTAAG GAGTGCATTGCTGCCAACACTGAGGATGCTCGTATCGGAGTCTCACGCCCACAAATCAAGAA ATATGTTGAGACCAAGTATAAGCTTGAAATTGGTGCTGCTCAGGTCAACCAGTTATCCAAGGCTATTACGTCTGGCGCCGAGAAGGGTGTCTTCTTCCTGCCCAAGG GTCTTTCTGGGCGAGTCAAACTTGCTCCCAAGTCCAAACCTGCTGCTGATTCGTCCGCCGCCAAAGAG AACAAGCCCGCTACCAAGCCCAAAGCCGCTGCGTCTAAACCTAAGGCTGCTAAGGCCTCTGCGACTACTGCCAAACCCAAGGCTTCCAAACCCTCCACCACGAAGACGGCCGCTCCCAAGAAGGCTGCCCCCGCGAAACCGAAAGCCACCACAGCCGTGAAGAAGACCCCCGCCCCCAAGAAAGTTTTGGCTGGCAAACCCAAAGCTAAAACCGCATCCACAACAAAGAAGACAATGGCTGCCAGCAAGAAAGCACCAGCAAAGAAGGCTC GCTGTTACTGGCAaaactaccaccaccaaggTTAA
- a CDS encoding Mitochondrial zinc maintenance protein 1, mitochondrial, which produces MSIAPALKAATRSAYRDVLRAASVTFSGDQQVLQAFRLKIRNDISQNSATDPEAYQKHNQFIKDVAQVLRKNVVQGVHIKEPGEHDGGSLYRIRMTKDTELGDNDSIKNPPPIESSRSARRKEKGQPHKHLLDAVPTDTDLPSSSNSPPRYFSALKKAHKERVIPELLEEDLEEQFVRGSGPLDQLANPGLSKEAMKAAKQRERERQRRKKAKKKALQKNAQNSKDDAD; this is translated from the exons ATGTCCATCGCCCCTGCTCTCAAAGCCGCTACCCGCTCTGCATATCGGGATGTGCTTCGCGCCGCATCGGTGACCTTCTCTG GAGATCAGCAAGTGCTCCAAG CTTTCCGTTTAAAAATTCGGAATGATATCAGTCAGAACTCAGCCACAGACCCGGAAGCATACCAGAAGCATAATCAATTTATAAAAGATGTTGCTCAGGTTTTGCGGAAGAACGTCGTTCAAGGCGTCCACATAAAGGAGCCGGGTGAGCATGATGGAGGCTCGCTTTATC GCATACGTATGACTAAGGATACTGAGCTTGGAGACAATGATTCCATCAAGAACCCTCCACCCATTGAGTCCAGTCGCAGCGCCCGTCGGAAAGAAAAGGGCCAGCCACACAA GCATTTGTTAGATGCTGTTCCAACTGATACTGACTTACCCTCTTCTTCTAATTCCCCTCCCCGTTATTTCTCTGCCCTCAAGAAAGCCCACAAAGAGCGTGTTATCCCAGAACTTCTAGAAGAAGACTTGGAAGAGCAATTTGTCAGAG GTAGTGGACCG CTTGACCAATTAGCGAACCCGGGTCTGTCGAAAGAAGCGATGAAGGCTGCCAAACAACGCGAACGCGAGCGgcaaaggagaaaaaaggcTAAGAAAAAAGCGCTGCAAAAGAATGCGCAGAATAGTAAAGATGATGCGGATTGA